In the Flavobacterium sp. 90 genome, ATTTGAAATCGTACATAACCTTGAGAATTAACTTTTGGATATTCTTGTCCGGGCTGATTAACTGTTGAAGATTTAAAATCTTCGATAATTGAAGTCTGGCTCGTTTGCGCAAAACATACACCGCCTGACCAAACAAACATGCATAAAATGGCAATAGTAAACTGTTTCATATTTTTATTTTTTTGATTTAAAATCTGATTAACGTTCTACGGCTATAATCTTGTAATTTCCGCTGAGATGCATTAGACTAAAGAGATACATTAATCCATCATAATACGGATCAAAATAACCGTCATCATAAGGTTCAAGTTTCGCATTCCAGACAGCGTGAACAAAATCGATACTGTTTTTATCGGGATTTACTAACGATGCTGTTGCCGCTGTTGAAACCAACCCAATAGAATGTCTTAGTTTTTTGACTGGTCCCGCCTGAAGAATAAAATCAGGTGTAGAACCATCCAGATTAAATTGATCTTCATAGGCATCTAATCCTTTAGATCTAAGGAAATTTTGAAATCTCTTCGCATAATCTTCCTGCCATTTTTTATCTTTTCCGTACCACGTATAATCCATCGCAATATTCATAGGAACGCGCCATGAATCGTAACGAAACGCAGGAGGAAGCCACGGTGTAGGATGAGGTTCTCCGCTAAACTCAGCATAATCTGAAGTTAAACCTGTTACAGGATGACAAGCTTTATGCAAAAAATTACGGGAAACTTCCGCACATTCTTTATAAAATTGCTCGTGTCCGTCTTTTGCATACAATGCCCATATTTCATAAAATGCAGGAACATGATACGAAGGATCTGTCCAATTATAACCAACGCCTTCCGGCACAAAAGAAATTTGCTTATGTTCTGTGTTTATAATATTGTGGACATTAGCAGTTCCATCTTTTTTCCACATGGCATCTAATATTCTTCTGGCTTCTTTGTAGTAATCTATTCCTGTTGCATTTCCCCATTTATTAGAGGCAAAAAGAAGACTGGTGATATAATACAATTCTCCATCTGAAGCAGAACCTGCGGAATTTTGTTTTTTAGTCACCGGATTCACGCTCCAGGCAAAATAACCTTCTCTTGGTCCCTCCTGATGCTGCATATATTTTACAGACCATCGCCAAATACGATCAAAAACTTCCTTTTTATTGAACTGAACGGCAACCATCATTCCGTATGACATTCCTTCGGTACGAGCATCTTTATTTTTAACATCAGAAACATATCCTAGTGAATCTCCTTCTTCAAAATAAACTTTGTCTGGTCCTTCAAAAACATCATAATATGCTTTTGCTAATTTCTTGTCTATTTCAATTTGGCTATAGCCCGCTTCTGCAAAAAGATTGCGGTATTGTGGTTTTCCAAGTTCTGCTTTTTCTGTTTTCTTTTTATTTTGGCTAAAGCCAAGAACCGGAACAATCAAGGCAAGAATCAGTATTAAAAGTCGGATTCTGACCAAGTATTCGCTTGTCGCATTTTTATGAATAATCATGTTTATCTTTTTATTCGTTAATAAAAAAAATGTGCATTCTAAACCTACTCAGTCTTTTGATTGGAAAAATTAAACTGAGATCCTTTTTTTATTTAATCTTACGTACACCTTCTGTAGTTTGTACTATTTTCTGAATGGTTCCATCTTTATTATAATGCATATCATCTACACAAATTGAACGTCTGTAACTCCCGCCTGTTGGTAGACTTCCGTTATGATAAAAAAAGTATGATTTTCCTTTATAGTCGATAATTCCCGGATGTGTGGTAAAACTATTTTGTACATTTTCCTGAATAATTCCCTGATAAATCCACGGACCTGTTATCGTTTTGGCTGTACAGTATTCTATCATTTCCGGTTTTGTACCTGCACTGGCGTATACTAAATAATACAGTCCTTTTCTTTTGTAAACCCAAGGTCCTTCGATATAATTTTTAGGTATAAAAGTGGTAATTGGTCCGTCCAGTTCTGTCATGTTCTTTTTAAGTTTTACCCATTTACAGCTTCCATTTCCCCAAAACATATAAGCTTGTCCATCATCGTCAACAAATACGGTTGGGTCAATATCGTCCCAGGCAATTTTCATATCTGTTGTCATTTCATTTATGATGAGCGCTTTTCCAATTGCATCTTTAAAAGGACCTGTCGGACTGTCTGAAACCGCTACACCAATCGCTGCGCCGCCACCGCTTACGGCATCTTTTTTATGAAATGTAGAAACAAACCAATAAAATTTTCCGTCTCTCTCAACACATTGCGCTGCATAAGCGTCACCGGTAGCCCACGAAAAGGTACTTGGTGAAAGTGCTGCTCCATGATCTTTCCAGTCTTTCATGTTTGTTGTAGAAAACACGTGCCAGTCTGCCATTTTGTAATTAGTATCTTCCGGAGTTGCTACATCGTGTCCCGTGTATAAATACAATGTGCCATTATGTACAAGAGGAGCCGGATCTGCAGTAAAAATATCTTTGATTATAGGATTTTGTGCTTCTATTTTAATTACTGATAAACAGCATATTATTAAAAATAAAATTTTGGTTTGGTTTTTCATTACTTGTTTTTTTGGTTTGGTTTTATAGTTAGGGAATGCTCTTTTTAATTCATTTTATTTCACTTGAATTTTAGATTTAATTTTTGATTTAATTTTTATCGCCTGATTTTTTTCATTCCAGCTTATAGGAATTTCAATTACTCTATTGGAATTAATGAAACCACAAAACCTCCTCTGCGAAGCAATTTTACAGCAATAATACTCTCCTTATTAACTTCTATATTCTGCGAATCAAATTTTTTATCGTGTTTACCATCGGCAATAATAATAGCACGATAATTAACGCCTTTCTGTAAAAAATCCAGTTTGATTTTTTTTGTTATTTCTTCACGTTGAGACGCACTTATGCCTCCAACATACCAAGCATTTCCTTTTTGGCGTGCCATCGTTATTTCCTGACCCGGATATCCGTCAATAAGCTTTGTATTATCCCATGTTGTAGGCACTTCTTTAAGGAAAGTTTTAGCTTCATCAGGTAATTCATAATATCCCTCCGGACGGTCTGCGAAATGTTGCAAAGGAGATTCAAAAACTACGGAAAGAGCCAGTTCATGCCCATAAGAAGTTTGATGTGGAAATTGAGAATTGGTAAACGTAACGGGCGTATAATCCATTGCTCCGACTACGTTTCTTGTAAAAGGCAAAATCGTATTATGCTCTGGCGCTGTGGTCGAAAATTCAGGTCCGTTATTATACCATTCGGCACCGCGAACAGCTTCGTAAGTCATTAGATTTGGATACGTGCGTGACCAACCGCGCGGTACAAGGCAGCCGTGAAAATATACCAGCATTTCAAATTGCGCCGCATCTTCAAGAATATCAATATAATAGTTGATCATGTCTTGTTTTTCGCTTTCAAAAAAGTCAACTTTAACTCCGGCAACACCAAGTTTTTTAAGTTTTGTAAACTCTTCAACTCTGTTTTTATGAGTCAGCATTCGATCTTTTGGAGTCGAAGAAACCCATGTATGATCTCCTCCTGAATTGTACCACATCAAAGGTTTTATTCCTTTTGAATGAATGTATTTTAAAGCGTCTTCCAGATTTCCGCCATTTGCCATCGTATCCCATTCCCAGTCTAAAAGTGTGTAAGGCCAATTCATGTTTACAGCCAAATCTGTAAAATCGCATATAACTTTATAATCTTTAGTTCCGTGATTACTTGACCAGTAATTCCAGGAAACTTTCCCCGGTTTTATCCATTGTGTAGTTTTAAAAGCAGTTGGAGTTGAAACATCTTCGATTAAAGTATTTTCGACAATATCAGACAAACTTCCTATTGCAATTACTCTCCACGGAGATTGCCACGGAAGCGAAATAGCAGGTTTTGATTCGCCGGTTCCTCTGGCATCTTGTGCATCAGGAAAAGTAAGCTTGTATGTATTGACATCTTTTGTATTACTCAATTTTGTACCGCAATAACTGCGGTTCAAATCGGCTTCATGCAATAAAAACCAGCATGATTTATCTGCTGAATTAAACAATGCCGGATAACACCATTCTTGCTGAAGTATTTTATCATCGCTGGAAGAAGCATATAAACCTTCATTTGCCGGATTCCATTTTTCTAACCATCGTTTACTTTCTTTTGGTATTTGATAAGCCGTAAATTCATCCTTAATTATATAGGAACCTTTTTTTTCCGGAAATTCATATCGAAATGTAACTCCATCATTATATGCTCTTATAATAATATTCAGTTTCGCTTTATTCGGATTTTCAAAACAAATAGTTACTTCATTGGCAGTATTTTCACGTAACGACTTTTTACCAAATGGCAATTCATAATGTTCTTTTATCACTTTTGGTTTACTTACTTTTAAGAGAATAAGTTCATTAAAAAAATCCTGATCATTTCTTGAAAGCCCTAAGCTTACTTTTGGAAGTATTTCAGTTGTATTTTTATCTGTCTGATACTTTATTTTAAGATCCCATTCTCCCTTATTATTATTTGTGCCATGCAAAGTGATCGCGATTTTTTTATTAGGCGATTCTAATTGCATTTGTTGTGACCAAACATTGCATAAGCCAAAAACAAAAAAGGTCAATAAAATAATTTTCAACTTCATAATTTTATTTTTTTTCTATCTCGAAACAATTTGAGAGTCTGGTTATAATCAGAAGAAGTGTCTTTATGATTCGTTGTGATTTTGGAAGTAAAAAGCCGAAACCAATTTCAACTTCGGCTTTTTAAAAAACTAACTAACATAATTTCAATTCAGATTCTTTAAATACTTTATTTTCTGATAATTATAATTTCAAACACTATAGATTTTAATTCTATAAACCAAGCCTTAATAATAAGTGTATTTATTACAAATATAAATAAAAACAATCAATACGCAATCGGTTGTATTATATTTTATTACTGATTACATAAAAACAAGCCTTAAATAAAACATTATAATTATTTTTATAGCTAAAAAATTAAACAATAAACAATACAATAAGTAGTCCCGAAATAAAAATTACAAAATTGAAAGCGCTAATTCATTTTTCTTAAAGAACTCGTAAAAATAACGAACCAACAATAAAAGGCTATTTTTAGTGACATATAAAGGAAATAAAGAGGGGAAAATCTATAAAAAAGGAAGCTAAAACAACCGTTAGCCTAAATTCTTAAAAAAAGCATGAATCTATTAAATTGAGAAGCCATTTAACTCTTTAATTATTTAAAATGCAATTATTTTTTAGATACGTACTTAAGACGATTATACCCGTAAATTAAAAAGTGAGAAGAGCAATTTGAATTTACTTTTTTTCTAAATTAGGAAATTCAAGTAGCAATATAGATTCAATCGTTTCACTGAAACCAATTGTGCTTCAAATATGATATTTTAGGCTTCAAAAATGATAATCTTATTTTCAACTTTCACACTATTTTTACATTTCACATTCTGTTAAAATGCAGTAAAAAAGAAGTGCTCTGTTTTTATTAAAAAAGAATACTTTAAAAAGCAATTCCAAATTAAAAAAGCGGATAAAAACAGGTAAAAGCAATTAATAAATTTATGAGTGATACATCGCAAAAGCTTTCTGTATTAGAAAAAATAGGTTACGGTTTAGGAGATTTTGCAGCAAATTTAATTTTCCAGACTTTGCTGACTTTTTTAGCTTTCTTTTACACCGACGTTTATAAAATTCCGGCCGGTACAGCAAGTGTAATTATCTTTACGGGAGGTTTTATCGGTGCTTTTTTTAATATCATTATGGGGGTTATTGCTGATCGTACTCAAACTAAATGGGGAAAATTCAGACCCTGGATATTATGGACTGCTTTACCTTTTGGAATTGCTGCAGTTCTCTCTTTTCTTACTCCGGATTTCGGAATATCAGGCAAGATTGCTTACGCACTATTAACGTACTTTTTTTTAGTGATACTTTATTCGGCAAACAATTTACCTTATGTTGCTTTAAGCGGTGTTTTAACAGGCGATATGAAAGAACGAAACAGCCTTTCCTCCTATCGATTTGTTGCTGTAATGGTCGCTCAATTTATAATTCAATCACTTCTGTTGCCTTTAGTTTTAATTTTAGGAAATGGAGATAAAGCGGTTGGTTTTAAAAATACGATGCTGTTATTTGCCTTTGTTGGCGTCATTTGTTTACTAATTGCTTTTTTTTCGACCAAAGAAAGAATCATTCCCACAAAGAATCAGGAATCATCGGTTAAACAGGACTTTATCGATTTGTCTAAAAACGGACCTTGGCTGGTTATGGTGCTGGTTACTATTCTTGTTTTTATAACTTTATCCTTAAAGGGCGGAATGTATGTTTTCTACTTTAAATATTATTTAGATCCGGCTGCACAAACTGTTTTCCTGAATGATATTGGTTTTACGACATTTATTGACAGACTGAACAACTCTTTAACAGCAATGGGATTTGTAGATTTTCAGTGGCCAAAAGACGCTCCAACATCTGCATTTAGTCTTTTTAATGCCGGAGGAATTACTTTCATGATCTTTGGAATTATGTTTTCAAAACCTCTTGCGGATTCTTTTGGTAAAAGAAATATTTACATCTGTTTTATTTTCCTATCTGCTCTTAGTTTGCTGCTATTTAATTTTTACAGCAGAACAGCTATTGCAATTGTTTTTATAACCCAATTAATACATGGATTTATTTACGGAATAACAATTCCGTTGTTATGGGCAATGATTGCTGATGTGGCTGATTACAGTGAATGGAGAAACAATCGAAGAGCGACTGCTACTGTTTTTTCGGCAATGATTTTCGGACTAAAAATCGGAATTAGTATTGGCAGTGCATTAGGCGCAGCTTTTCTCTCTAAATATGGCTATGTAGCCGAAGAAGTTAATCAGGTTCCGGCAGCAGTAGAAGGAATTAAACTTTCTGTTAGTATTTATCCTGGCTTTATATTTATTATAAGTGCAGTTCTTTTATGCTTTTATGTAATAGATAAAAAAATGGAAATTCAGATCGAAACAGATTTAAAAGAAAGAAGAGGAATTTAAGTCATAAAGTCGAAAGTCGTAAAGTCAAAAGTTGAAAGAACTTATCATCAATTGAAACTTTTTAGAATCAATGAATTTCTCGTTTTATCTAGTTTTAAAAACGTGATACTATATTGTGATATATCTATATAATTAAGCTTTACAGATTAAACTAAACAATGGAAATCAATGGTTAAAATGTGCCTTTAGGTACTAAATATTGGTAGTCATTAGATTCCAAATATATTGGCGTGCCGTAGGTACGCAACAAAACGATAGCCATTGCGTACCTACGGCACGCTGGATTACTCCAATTCATGTTTTTTTCTACCAATATTTAGTACCTGACGGTACAAAAAAATGTGCCTTTAGGTACTAAATATTGGTAGTCATTAGATTCCATTTTTTTTGGCGTCCCGTAGGTACGCGACAAAACAATAGCCATTGCGCACCTACGGCACGCTAAATTATTCCAATTCATCTTTTCTACCAAGATTTAGTGCCTAACAGCACAAAATACAAATAACGATCTATTATGAAAGAATCGATATTTACACAGATTGGGATTTGCCATTATAAAAATTTCAGTAAGCATCTCAACCATCAATAATTTAAGCTGTTAGATTATAAATTCGTCAAACTTAAAGCATCTCTGTACTTACTAAAAAAACAAAGAGCGCATTTTACAATGCGCTCTTTGTCAATTACTAACTTAACTCAAACTTACCAAATTTTAATTTTTAGTAACCAGGATTATTATCACTTGGTTTTATATTAGGATTTGAAGATGTCTCTCTGTTTGGTATTGGCCATAACTCACTTTTACCAGTTTGAAAACCAGTTCCTGCTAATTCTGTAGCAGCAATTCCCCATCTTATAACATCATCAAAACGACTTTGCTCACCAGCAAACTCTACTTTACGTTCATGTACAATTGCAGTAAAAACAGCATCTTTTGTAGCCGTAATGTTAGTTGCTAAATTGGCTCTGTCTCTAACTTCTTTAATATATGCAATTGCCGTAGTTTGTGAACCTCCTGCTCTTTGGTTTTCACATTCGGCTTTCATAAGCAATACATCTGCGTAACGCATCACTTTGAAGTTGATACTTGAGCGTGTCGCTTCATCTTCTCTTATGTAGTAGTTTTGATATTTTTTCCAGCCTGCTCTTCTAATACCTGCAGAAGTCGTAAAATTACTTGCCACCATTACCTTGGTTCCTTTTAAATAAGTTGAGCCTGGTACATAAAAAGTATCTCCAAAACGATCATCCCCTACTTCATACGAATCTAACAAATCATCTGACGGATACACGTTATACCAACTTAAGTTACCATATTCCTGTCCTCTAAGTGTAGACTCTTCAAAACCAGTTCCCTGGCTATCACCAGCTGCACCCCATTGATCACCTGTTCCGTTTTTCTCGTCAAACTCAATCTCAAAAATGGATTCTTTACCGTGTTCTGTTTCTGCCATAAAGTTGTTGTAAAAACTGCCTTTATCTTCAAGACTGAATCCGGTAACGCCATTAAAAGCAACTAAAGCTTCATCATATTTTTTTTCATATAACAATACTTTTCCCAAATAGGCAAAAGCTGCTTCTTTATTAGCTCTTCCTGCAGATTCTGTTGTTCTTGGCAAAAGATTTTTAGTTGCAAATACAAGATCCTCTTCAATTAAGGCATAAACTTCTGCCTTAGGACTTCTTCCTTTGCCAACAATAGTTCCTGT is a window encoding:
- a CDS encoding MFS transporter, which translates into the protein MSDTSQKLSVLEKIGYGLGDFAANLIFQTLLTFLAFFYTDVYKIPAGTASVIIFTGGFIGAFFNIIMGVIADRTQTKWGKFRPWILWTALPFGIAAVLSFLTPDFGISGKIAYALLTYFFLVILYSANNLPYVALSGVLTGDMKERNSLSSYRFVAVMVAQFIIQSLLLPLVLILGNGDKAVGFKNTMLLFAFVGVICLLIAFFSTKERIIPTKNQESSVKQDFIDLSKNGPWLVMVLVTILVFITLSLKGGMYVFYFKYYLDPAAQTVFLNDIGFTTFIDRLNNSLTAMGFVDFQWPKDAPTSAFSLFNAGGITFMIFGIMFSKPLADSFGKRNIYICFIFLSALSLLLFNFYSRTAIAIVFITQLIHGFIYGITIPLLWAMIADVADYSEWRNNRRATATVFSAMIFGLKIGISIGSALGAAFLSKYGYVAEEVNQVPAAVEGIKLSVSIYPGFIFIISAVLLCFYVIDKKMEIQIETDLKERRGI
- a CDS encoding glycosyl hydrolase family 8 is translated as MIIHKNATSEYLVRIRLLILILALIVPVLGFSQNKKKTEKAELGKPQYRNLFAEAGYSQIEIDKKLAKAYYDVFEGPDKVYFEEGDSLGYVSDVKNKDARTEGMSYGMMVAVQFNKKEVFDRIWRWSVKYMQHQEGPREGYFAWSVNPVTKKQNSAGSASDGELYYITSLLFASNKWGNATGIDYYKEARRILDAMWKKDGTANVHNIINTEHKQISFVPEGVGYNWTDPSYHVPAFYEIWALYAKDGHEQFYKECAEVSRNFLHKACHPVTGLTSDYAEFSGEPHPTPWLPPAFRYDSWRVPMNIAMDYTWYGKDKKWQEDYAKRFQNFLRSKGLDAYEDQFNLDGSTPDFILQAGPVKKLRHSIGLVSTAATASLVNPDKNSIDFVHAVWNAKLEPYDDGYFDPYYDGLMYLFSLMHLSGNYKIIAVER
- a CDS encoding RagB/SusD family nutrient uptake outer membrane protein; amino-acid sequence: MRKIKYILIVLSGVLTITSCDTGELELTNPNTLSPETFFKTEAQVQSSVNASYAGLQTRGLYGRNFSFAMDLMAHDALGNPQLEGNKKPFQDFSFNGGNDIIQYYWEACYIGISRANFVLDNEAKINALANSVLSQEKKNKYLGEAHFLRAYYYFLLVKRFGDLPIYKTGTIVGKGRSPKAEVYALIEEDLVFATKNLLPRTTESAGRANKEAAFAYLGKVLLYEKKYDEALVAFNGVTGFSLEDKGSFYNNFMAETEHGKESIFEIEFDEKNGTGDQWGAAGDSQGTGFEESTLRGQEYGNLSWYNVYPSDDLLDSYEVGDDRFGDTFYVPGSTYLKGTKVMVASNFTTSAGIRRAGWKKYQNYYIREDEATRSSINFKVMRYADVLLMKAECENQRAGGSQTTAIAYIKEVRDRANLATNITATKDAVFTAIVHERKVEFAGEQSRFDDVIRWGIAATELAGTGFQTGKSELWPIPNRETSSNPNIKPSDNNPGY
- a CDS encoding glycoside hydrolase family 97 protein; its protein translation is MKLKIILLTFFVFGLCNVWSQQMQLESPNKKIAITLHGTNNNKGEWDLKIKYQTDKNTTEILPKVSLGLSRNDQDFFNELILLKVSKPKVIKEHYELPFGKKSLRENTANEVTICFENPNKAKLNIIIRAYNDGVTFRYEFPEKKGSYIIKDEFTAYQIPKESKRWLEKWNPANEGLYASSSDDKILQQEWCYPALFNSADKSCWFLLHEADLNRSYCGTKLSNTKDVNTYKLTFPDAQDARGTGESKPAISLPWQSPWRVIAIGSLSDIVENTLIEDVSTPTAFKTTQWIKPGKVSWNYWSSNHGTKDYKVICDFTDLAVNMNWPYTLLDWEWDTMANGGNLEDALKYIHSKGIKPLMWYNSGGDHTWVSSTPKDRMLTHKNRVEEFTKLKKLGVAGVKVDFFESEKQDMINYYIDILEDAAQFEMLVYFHGCLVPRGWSRTYPNLMTYEAVRGAEWYNNGPEFSTTAPEHNTILPFTRNVVGAMDYTPVTFTNSQFPHQTSYGHELALSVVFESPLQHFADRPEGYYELPDEAKTFLKEVPTTWDNTKLIDGYPGQEITMARQKGNAWYVGGISASQREEITKKIKLDFLQKGVNYRAIIIADGKHDKKFDSQNIEVNKESIIAVKLLRRGGFVVSLIPIE
- a CDS encoding glycoside hydrolase family 43 protein yields the protein MKNQTKILFLIICCLSVIKIEAQNPIIKDIFTADPAPLVHNGTLYLYTGHDVATPEDTNYKMADWHVFSTTNMKDWKDHGAALSPSTFSWATGDAYAAQCVERDGKFYWFVSTFHKKDAVSGGGAAIGVAVSDSPTGPFKDAIGKALIINEMTTDMKIAWDDIDPTVFVDDDGQAYMFWGNGSCKWVKLKKNMTELDGPITTFIPKNYIEGPWVYKRKGLYYLVYASAGTKPEMIEYCTAKTITGPWIYQGIIQENVQNSFTTHPGIIDYKGKSYFFYHNGSLPTGGSYRRSICVDDMHYNKDGTIQKIVQTTEGVRKIK